One part of the uncultured Bacteroides sp. genome encodes these proteins:
- a CDS encoding inositol monophosphatase family protein codes for MLDLEKITEKVRQLAIETGAFLREERINFNRERVEEKNSHDYVSYVDKESERRVVARLSELIPEAGFIAEEGSGSHGEEEYLWLVDPLDGTTNYIHNNAPYCVSIALRSKTELLIGVVYEVCRDECFWAWKGSKAYLNGNEIHVSDIDLMDTAFIALGFPYNSKEYKPMALHIIQELYGKAGGLRLQGAAAAEICYIAAGRFEARIEAFLGPWDIAAGTLILMQAGGKVTDFDGGDTFYSGHQVLATNGKLHNQLLEVVKAGKE; via the coding sequence ATGCTAGATTTAGAAAAAATAACAGAGAAAGTACGTCAACTGGCTATCGAAACCGGCGCCTTTCTACGGGAAGAACGTATTAACTTTAACAGAGAGAGGGTAGAAGAAAAAAATTCGCATGATTATGTATCATACGTAGATAAAGAGTCGGAACGCAGAGTCGTAGCCCGCTTGTCGGAACTGATTCCAGAAGCCGGATTTATTGCAGAAGAAGGATCGGGTTCTCATGGTGAAGAGGAGTATTTATGGTTGGTTGATCCTCTTGATGGAACTACAAACTATATCCATAACAATGCTCCGTATTGCGTTAGCATAGCATTGAGAAGTAAAACGGAGCTATTGATTGGAGTAGTGTATGAAGTATGCCGGGATGAGTGTTTCTGGGCATGGAAAGGTAGCAAAGCCTATTTAAACGGCAATGAAATTCATGTGTCGGATATTGATTTAATGGACACTGCGTTTATAGCTTTGGGATTCCCTTATAATTCTAAAGAGTACAAACCAATGGCTCTTCATATTATACAGGAGTTGTACGGTAAAGCAGGAGGTTTGCGCCTACAGGGAGCTGCAGCTGCCGAAATTTGTTATATTGCTGCGGGGCGGTTTGAAGCACGTATAGAAGCGTTTCTTGGTCCATGGGATATAGCAGCAGGAACATTAATTTTAATGCAAGCAGGAGGCAAGGTTACTGATTTTGATGGAGGGGATACTTTTTATTCCGGACATCAGGTTCTTGCTACAAACGGGAAACTTCATAATCAGCTACTTGAGGTTGTGAAAGCGGGTAAAGAATAG
- a CDS encoding DUF3078 domain-containing protein — protein MKKEFTLILLLFFTLTSFANNKKSQRSSLEKIEQDTVFLKKYSDALTTLYNRHLGVLDSLNNDSVPARDIELEPRFYRLFVPLAYYYSPIADAYNPKWKPLGIQNQEYPLDELLPIDKNAFNQTERINHIVNKALLYTYLRYPDLVVNFEDNITRQSIYRVEETEELKPKTSVIKLFKPEPMSNHVDKVQVTIQKPNFWVNYGNGSMQFTQNYISDNWYNGGESTNSVLMNLQLFANYNDQQKIQFDNTFEAKIGFNTVSSDTLRPYRINTDLLRLSSKLGLKAASNWYYTISSEFTTQFFKNYSTNSRNLKSSFLAPANLNLSIGMDYKVNKKKLTLSVVLSPAAYNMKYVGNDKVNETSYGLKEGETFLHDVGSKLLTNMKWTMFPSVTWESRLYYFTSYKKVEAEWENTFNFVLNRYLSTKLFFHGRFDDGVSRRPGKSYFQLKELLSFGINYSW, from the coding sequence ATGAAAAAAGAATTTACTTTAATTTTATTATTGTTTTTTACGCTTACTTCGTTTGCTAATAATAAGAAAAGTCAGCGTTCTTCCTTGGAGAAAATTGAGCAGGATACGGTATTCCTGAAAAAGTACAGTGACGCACTTACTACATTGTACAATCGTCATCTGGGAGTGTTGGACTCATTGAATAATGATTCTGTTCCTGCCAGAGATATTGAGCTTGAGCCAAGATTCTACAGATTGTTTGTGCCTCTTGCATATTATTATTCTCCAATAGCAGATGCTTATAATCCTAAGTGGAAACCACTGGGGATACAAAATCAAGAATATCCTCTTGATGAACTTTTGCCTATTGATAAAAATGCGTTCAACCAGACAGAAAGGATAAATCATATTGTAAATAAAGCTTTACTATATACATATCTCAGATATCCTGATCTGGTTGTTAATTTTGAAGATAATATAACCAGGCAATCAATATATAGAGTTGAAGAAACAGAAGAATTGAAACCTAAAACTTCTGTTATAAAGCTCTTTAAACCAGAGCCTATGAGTAATCATGTGGACAAGGTTCAAGTAACAATTCAGAAACCTAATTTCTGGGTTAATTATGGTAACGGGTCTATGCAGTTTACTCAGAATTATATTTCGGATAACTGGTATAATGGTGGTGAAAGTACAAACTCTGTATTAATGAACCTTCAATTATTTGCTAATTATAATGATCAGCAAAAGATTCAGTTTGATAATACTTTCGAAGCTAAAATAGGATTCAATACTGTGTCTTCAGATACATTACGCCCATACAGAATAAATACAGACCTGCTTCGCTTATCTAGTAAACTGGGCTTAAAAGCAGCTTCCAACTGGTATTATACAATATCTAGTGAGTTTACGACTCAGTTCTTCAAGAATTATTCTACTAATAGCAGAAATCTGAAATCGTCATTCCTTGCTCCGGCCAATTTAAATTTAAGTATTGGTATGGATTATAAGGTAAACAAAAAGAAGCTTACTTTATCTGTTGTTCTTTCTCCGGCTGCGTATAATATGAAATATGTAGGAAACGACAAGGTGAATGAAACAAGTTATGGATTGAAAGAAGGAGAAACTTTCCTGCATGATGTCGGTTCTAAGTTGCTGACTAACATGAAATGGACTATGTTCCCATCCGTAACCTGGGAGTCTCGTTTGTACTATTTCACCAGCTACAAAAAAGTAGAAGCAGAATGGGAAAATACCTTCAACTTTGTGTTGAACCGTTATTTATCGACTAAACTGTTCTTCCACGGACGATTTGATGATGGTGTTTCTCGTCGTCCAGGTAAATCTTATTTCCAGCTCAAGGAATTGCTTAGTTTTGGTATAAATTACTCCTGGTAA
- a CDS encoding CTP synthase — protein MGETKYIFVTGGVASSLGKGIIASSIGKLLQARGYKVTIQKFDPYINIDSGTLNPYEHGECYVTVDGHECDLDLGHYERMLDIQTTKANNITTGRIYKSVIDKERRGDFLGKTIQVIPHITDEIKRNVKFLGSKYKYDFVITEIGGTVGDIESLPFIESMRQLRWELGNNALCVHLTYVPYLAAAKELKTKPTQHSVKQLQELGVQPDILVLRSEHNLSDNLRKKVALFCNVEDRAVVQSTDVPSIYEVPLKMQEQGLDETILSKMGLPVGNKPNLDSWKAFIERRNNATKEVKIALVGKYVELQDAYKSILESLSQAATYNDRKVKIEYVQSEKLTEANVAEKLSTVDGVVICPGFGPRGIEGKFVAAKYTRENDIPTFGICLGMQSICIEFARNVLGYADANSVEMDESTKFPVIDIMEEQKAITNMGGTMRLGAFECVIDKKSKTYEAYKKEHIQERHRHRYEFNNLYKAEYEKAGMKCVGVNPESGLVEIVEIPNLRWYIGTQFHPEYSSTVLNPHPLFVSFIKAAINK, from the coding sequence GTGGGAGAAACAAAGTACATCTTCGTCACAGGAGGGGTTGCCTCTTCATTAGGTAAAGGAATTATTGCATCATCAATTGGTAAGTTACTTCAAGCAAGAGGCTATAAGGTAACTATACAGAAGTTCGATCCTTATATCAATATTGACTCAGGGACACTTAACCCTTACGAACATGGGGAATGTTACGTCACAGTTGATGGTCATGAATGTGACCTTGACTTGGGACATTACGAAAGAATGTTAGATATTCAGACTACTAAGGCCAATAATATCACAACAGGACGTATTTACAAGAGTGTAATTGACAAAGAACGCCGTGGAGACTTCTTAGGTAAAACTATTCAGGTTATACCTCATATTACAGACGAAATTAAACGAAACGTTAAATTCCTTGGTAGTAAATACAAATACGACTTTGTAATTACAGAAATTGGAGGTACTGTTGGTGACATCGAATCTCTTCCATTTATTGAAAGCATGCGCCAGCTTCGTTGGGAGCTTGGTAATAATGCGCTTTGCGTACACTTAACTTATGTACCTTATCTTGCTGCTGCTAAAGAGTTGAAGACTAAACCAACTCAACACTCTGTTAAGCAATTACAGGAATTAGGAGTACAACCTGATATCCTGGTACTTCGCAGTGAACATAATTTAAGTGATAACTTAAGAAAGAAAGTTGCACTATTCTGTAATGTGGAAGATAGAGCCGTAGTTCAGTCAACAGACGTACCAAGTATCTACGAAGTTCCATTAAAAATGCAGGAACAAGGACTTGATGAAACAATCCTTAGTAAGATGGGATTACCTGTTGGTAACAAGCCAAATCTGGATTCATGGAAAGCATTTATCGAAAGAAGAAACAATGCAACTAAAGAAGTTAAAATTGCCCTTGTTGGTAAATATGTAGAATTACAGGATGCCTACAAGTCAATTCTTGAGTCTCTTTCACAAGCAGCTACTTACAACGATCGTAAGGTTAAGATTGAATATGTACAGAGCGAAAAACTTACAGAAGCTAACGTAGCAGAAAAGTTAAGCACTGTAGATGGTGTTGTTATCTGCCCGGGATTTGGTCCTAGAGGTATCGAAGGTAAGTTCGTAGCTGCAAAATATACTCGTGAAAATGATATTCCTACATTTGGTATCTGTCTGGGTATGCAATCAATTTGTATTGAATTTGCAAGAAACGTGTTAGGTTATGCAGATGCAAACTCTGTAGAGATGGACGAAAGCACTAAGTTCCCTGTAATTGACATTATGGAAGAACAAAAAGCAATTACCAACATGGGTGGAACTATGCGTCTGGGTGCTTTTGAATGTGTTATAGACAAAAAATCAAAGACTTACGAAGCTTATAAGAAAGAGCATATTCAAGAACGTCACCGTCACCGTTATGAATTCAACAACTTATACAAAGCTGAATATGAAAAGGCTGGTATGAAATGTGTGGGAGTTAATCCGGAGTCGGGCTTGGTAGAAATTGTAGAAATACCTAATCTACGTTGGTATATTGGTACACAATTCCACCCTGAATACAGCAGCACAGTGCTTAATCCTCACCCACTGTTTGTATCCTTTATTAAGGCCGCTATTAATAAATAA
- the yidC gene encoding membrane protein insertase YidC, producing the protein MDKNTLVGFVLIGAVLIGFTFLQRPSEKQLIAQKHFQDSIQTLAQKDTANKAKAAVFADSVTAQAVDTAATFYNAAKGTESFTTIENDLVKLTFSNKGGRVYSAMLKKYNGQDKKPLVLFDKEDVSMNFFFYNKKEKIETKDYYFQAVNKSDSSVTMRLAASNDSYIDFTYTMHKGNYMVDFSIKANGMLDKLSPSVNYVDIEWNQKLRQAERGYKNEGRYAYLMYKYDGADTDHLSEAKNADASITGRLKWIGYKTQYFSSVFIADQDFEKNVLKSSLETEGSGYLKNYSSTMTTYFDAKGSKATNMHFYFGPNHYKTLKAFDAGKDDSNKLELDKLVPLGWSVLRWINKVFTINVFDWLTGLGLSMGWVLFFMTVIVKAVIFYFTFKSYMSSARMRVLKPQIDIINQKYPKKEDALKKQQETMSLYSKYGVSPMSGCLPMVLQMPIVIALFMFVPSAIELRQQSFLWADDLSTFDAFIQWNQHIPFVGNHISLFCLLMSLANILNTKYTMNQQDTGQQQMPGMKAMMYVMPIMFIFILNDYASGLNYYYLLSTLISIITMVVLKKVVNDEKILAKLEAYKSSDKPKKKTGLMSKMAEMQEQQDRMAKERDRLKAERLKRGK; encoded by the coding sequence ATGGACAAAAACACCTTAGTGGGATTCGTACTGATTGGAGCTGTTTTAATAGGATTTACCTTTTTACAACGCCCCAGCGAGAAACAACTTATTGCCCAGAAACACTTTCAGGATTCCATTCAAACACTGGCTCAGAAAGATACTGCCAACAAAGCTAAAGCTGCTGTTTTTGCAGACTCTGTTACTGCTCAAGCTGTTGATACAGCGGCTACTTTCTACAATGCTGCAAAAGGAACCGAAAGCTTTACTACTATTGAAAATGATTTAGTAAAACTAACATTCTCAAACAAAGGCGGACGAGTTTACTCTGCCATGTTGAAGAAATACAACGGACAAGACAAAAAGCCTTTGGTTTTATTCGACAAAGAAGATGTTAGTATGAATTTCTTCTTCTATAACAAGAAAGAAAAAATTGAAACTAAGGATTATTATTTCCAGGCTGTAAACAAGAGCGACTCTTCGGTTACAATGCGTCTGGCTGCCAGCAACGATAGCTATATCGATTTCACTTACACCATGCATAAAGGAAACTACATGGTAGATTTCAGTATTAAAGCTAACGGCATGCTTGATAAGCTGTCTCCAAGCGTTAATTACGTAGATATTGAATGGAATCAGAAACTTCGTCAGGCAGAACGTGGATACAAAAACGAAGGTCGTTATGCTTACCTGATGTATAAGTATGATGGTGCCGATACTGATCACCTTTCTGAAGCAAAGAATGCTGATGCCTCTATTACAGGAAGATTAAAATGGATTGGTTACAAAACTCAATATTTCTCTTCTGTATTTATTGCCGATCAGGATTTCGAAAAGAATGTTTTGAAATCAAGTTTAGAAACTGAAGGTAGCGGTTATCTGAAGAATTACTCATCAACAATGACTACTTACTTCGATGCTAAAGGTTCTAAGGCTACCAACATGCATTTCTACTTCGGTCCTAACCATTACAAAACACTGAAAGCATTCGATGCAGGCAAAGACGACAGTAATAAACTTGAGCTTGATAAGCTTGTTCCACTAGGATGGTCAGTTCTTCGCTGGATCAACAAAGTGTTTACCATTAATGTATTCGACTGGCTTACAGGTCTTGGATTAAGCATGGGATGGGTACTCTTCTTTATGACTGTAATTGTAAAAGCGGTTATTTTCTACTTTACATTCAAGTCATATATGTCATCTGCCAGAATGAGAGTTCTGAAACCGCAGATCGATATTATTAATCAAAAGTATCCTAAGAAAGAAGACGCATTAAAGAAACAACAGGAAACAATGTCTCTTTACAGCAAATACGGTGTTAGTCCAATGAGTGGATGCTTACCAATGGTGCTTCAGATGCCAATTGTAATCGCACTGTTCATGTTTGTACCTAGTGCTATTGAATTGCGTCAGCAGAGTTTCCTTTGGGCAGACGACCTTTCAACATTCGATGCATTTATTCAATGGAATCAGCATATTCCGTTTGTAGGAAATCACATCAGTTTGTTCTGCTTGTTAATGTCATTGGCAAACATTCTGAACACTAAGTATACAATGAATCAGCAAGATACCGGTCAGCAACAAATGCCAGGTATGAAAGCTATGATGTATGTAATGCCAATCATGTTCATCTTCATTTTGAACGATTATGCATCAGGATTGAACTACTACTATTTACTTTCTACCCTGATTAGTATTATCACAATGGTTGTACTTAAAAAAGTTGTTAACGACGAGAAGATTCTTGCCAAACTAGAAGCTTATAAGAGCAGCGATAAGCCTAAGAAGAAAACAGGCTTAATGTCTAAAATGGCCGAAATGCAGGAACAACAGGACCGTATGGCTAAAGAGCGTGATCGTTTAAAAGCTGAACGATTGAAACGCGGAAAATAA